DNA from bacterium BMS3Abin08:
TATTATATAATTTTAAAGTATTTTATCGCACTTCGGGTCTGCCTTCAGCCGATATAGGAAAACCAGACGTCACCCATAAAATCACTCAAATCAGTTAAGAAATACAATGCACCTTGCCGAAAGACCCGACCTTAGGTCGGAGAGCTTGACTCAGAGTGCAGCCCCTTCCTCCACCGGAACCACTTCAATGCCTCTGTTACAATAAAGACCGGGGCAGCTACCGATACTATGACCAGCCAGTCGGTTATCCCCAGAGAAACCGTGTGGAGTGCATTCTGGAGGAAGGGCACATAGACCACACAAACCTGGAGTCCTACGGTCACCACCCAGGCAAGGATCACCCAGGGGTTGGTGAATACACCTATTACGGCCAGCGGCTCCCGTAATGCCCGAAAATTAAAGACATTCATCTTCTCAAGCAGGATGATGCCTGTAAAGGCAACGGTCTGTGCATAGGCAATTGCGTTTTCCTGTCCACTGACCAGATAGTGGTGGAAGAGCCAGAGGGTTCCGGCGCCGATATATCCACCGAGCACCAGTATCATGATTACGCCGGTACGGTCAAGGATATGTCCTCCGGCTGAGCGCGGCGGGCGGTGCATGATGCCCTTCTCAGGAGGCTCCACGCCAAGGGCCACGGCAGTCATACCGTCGGTTATCAGATTCATCCAGAGGATCTGGACCGGCAGGAGTATCAGCGGACCACCGAGCAGTATATTGACAAAGATAGCCACTATCTCACCTGTGTTCGATGAAAGCAGGTATCTCACAAACTTCTGTATGTTGCCGTACTGTCTCCGCCCTTCTTCCACGGCCCCGATTATGGAGGCGAAATTATCGTCTGTAAGGATCATGTCTGATGCATCCTTGGCCACATCCGTGCCACGCATACCCATTGCAATGCCTATATCGGCCTTCTTCAGGGCAGGCGCATCATTGACCCCGTCACCGGTCATTGCCACTATCTCGCCACTGTCCTTGAGGAGGGTTATAATACGCAGTTTGTGCTCAGGGGTTGTCCTGGCAAAGAGGACGTCCTTCCTCAGTGTATCACGGAGTTCGATATCGTCCATGCCGTTCAGCTCGGTTCCGGTTACGGCACGCTGCACGGGAAGTCCCACGCGCCTTGCGATTGATGCTGCGGTGGCTGCTGCATCTCCGGTAATCATTATCACCTTTATCCCCGCGCTCCCGGCGAGTCTTATTGCATCAGGGACCTCCGGCCGGGGAGGATCGATTATCCCCACTATGCCCAGGAGTGTAAGGTCTCGCTCCACTTCATCTTCGTCCAGGGCGATCCCCTCCGGCAACGTACGGCGTGCAACAGCCAGGGTGCGGAGCCCCTGCCCTGCCAGGGCCTGATAGGCTTCGGAGGCGGCCTTACGGTCTGCCGCGGTCAAAACCCTCACATCTGAACCCTCCATAATTCGGGTGCACCGCTCCAGTATCACCTCCGGGGCACCTTTTACGTGGGCGACCGGGCCTTCCGGGCGCTGTTCTATGACGGTCATTCGTTTGCGC
Protein-coding regions in this window:
- a CDS encoding calcium-transporting ATPase 1, which produces MTPANTSYPAETTPADWHALEAEEAASRLKTDIRHGLTTTEVSIRLRQYGTNTLQTLRRVTWYAVFARQFVDVLIIILLIAAAIALAIGEVADAVTILAIVVLNGILGFVQEWKAERAIEALQRMLTPQCKVIRNGRQQTVDSTKLVPGDIVLLEIGDRVPADLRLFEALNLKVDESSLSGESLSVSKGIDPVDPSTPLAERNSMAWMGTTVTNGRASGMVVATGMSTEFGRIARLTQTVGKETTPLQRKLAVLGKHLGIFSVAISVVVAASGWLLGKPLIEMFLTGVSLAVAVVPEGLPAVVTITLALGIRSMVRRRALLRRLQAAEALGAATVICTDKTGTLTRNEMTVQRIWLPSAEIGVTGLGYDPAGHFEINGQKIDYHNRRDLLTLLETGLRCNHARIFRDGQGWHEIGEPTEAALVVAAYKAWLHAAESPHIISEFSFNSRRKRMTVIEQRPEGPVAHVKGAPEVILERCTRIMEGSDVRVLTAADRKAASEAYQALAGQGLRTLAVARRTLPEGIALDEDEVERDLTLLGIVGIIDPPRPEVPDAIRLAGSAGIKVIMITGDAAATAASIARRVGLPVQRAVTGTELNGMDDIELRDTLRKDVLFARTTPEHKLRIITLLKDSGEIVAMTGDGVNDAPALKKADIGIAMGMRGTDVAKDASDMILTDDNFASIIGAVEEGRRQYGNIQKFVRYLLSSNTGEIVAIFVNILLGGPLILLPVQILWMNLITDGMTAVALGVEPPEKGIMHRPPRSAGGHILDRTGVIMILVLGGYIGAGTLWLFHHYLVSGQENAIAYAQTVAFTGIILLEKMNVFNFRALREPLAVIGVFTNPWVILAWVVTVGLQVCVVYVPFLQNALHTVSLGITDWLVIVSVAAPVFIVTEALKWFRWRKGLHSESSSPT